From Streptomyces qinzhouensis, one genomic window encodes:
- a CDS encoding sigma factor-like helix-turn-helix DNA-binding protein gives MTASAPYASTSLADLLPAVRYADPQLLAARLEDVRLPLGWWHATPLMEIERVIGAEALSHQVAQALRALWPHAELGDVIPVLRLLGTPVVEPGKTVAQVAREAGPGVVDGDRVLAGVFGSILDRLHQRGIPEAADEGTRVRDAVSVIARWLPADAPAEVRAALAVLQGLAEWSEDGPSSVSTPEPVEDQTGELPAPREAFEEHDPVDDDAGPPPAAGLMAEPLAALTRLVAGWDERAQVIAGQRMFTGEPVTLQDLGERFSVSRERVRQLERAIADSLTQWMVAAEDGRAFAGHLAAVAEELGTVGRLAEVHALHSDHARPVAALGVPLGDIVARLLPGGTLVGTWVVQGDAASLRAVMQEDLLAACGDTPLAWDDAVALGLRYGVRGEVLADWAAEIGRFQVRDGRLLYWGRTVNDRAAAVLALRGAPMSMEDIHEELADGTVISSMRNQIWTDERFLRLDRNLYGLRVWGGEEYLGIREMIAREIANAGGEAEVAAIAEAISTRFDVSAASVRTNLGGPGFARTRRGWVRVADQTGDQDAPYLPRNDVAGTRRCFVGFDGRWWYRVEVTADHLRGSGSPVPAGWAAHLGSAPQREPVQLRHEAGETSLTWRAQPTLGSVKPLLEHIGATIGDQVFFNVTDGKLNALRLPAPTAGPGPETEAVRLTGWTAAVTPAEAVEVIARRIGMEPGQDGAALLERLAERGDKDIGELLEQALSGAIPQV, from the coding sequence ATGACAGCCTCCGCGCCGTACGCCTCAACCTCCCTGGCCGATCTCCTGCCCGCCGTTCGCTACGCCGATCCGCAACTGCTCGCCGCCCGGCTCGAAGACGTGCGGCTGCCGCTCGGCTGGTGGCACGCGACACCACTGATGGAGATCGAGCGGGTCATCGGAGCCGAAGCGCTCAGCCACCAGGTGGCACAGGCCCTGCGGGCCCTGTGGCCGCATGCGGAGCTCGGGGACGTGATCCCCGTACTCCGCCTGCTCGGTACCCCGGTGGTCGAGCCGGGGAAGACGGTGGCTCAGGTCGCCCGGGAGGCAGGGCCCGGGGTCGTGGACGGGGACCGGGTGCTCGCGGGGGTGTTCGGTTCGATCCTGGACCGGTTGCACCAGCGCGGCATCCCTGAGGCGGCGGACGAGGGGACGCGGGTACGGGACGCCGTGTCAGTGATCGCCCGGTGGCTGCCCGCGGACGCACCGGCCGAGGTGCGTGCGGCGCTCGCCGTGCTCCAGGGGTTGGCGGAGTGGTCCGAGGACGGGCCGTCGTCGGTATCGACCCCCGAGCCCGTCGAAGACCAGACCGGAGAACTTCCGGCGCCGCGGGAGGCGTTCGAGGAGCACGACCCGGTCGACGACGATGCGGGCCCGCCGCCCGCCGCCGGGCTGATGGCCGAGCCGCTCGCCGCCTTGACGCGGCTGGTCGCCGGCTGGGACGAGCGGGCCCAGGTGATCGCCGGGCAGCGGATGTTCACCGGCGAACCGGTGACGCTCCAGGACTTGGGCGAGCGGTTCTCCGTCAGCCGGGAACGGGTCCGGCAGTTGGAACGCGCCATAGCGGACTCCCTCACCCAGTGGATGGTGGCCGCCGAGGACGGCCGAGCCTTCGCCGGGCATCTGGCCGCCGTGGCCGAAGAGCTCGGCACCGTGGGCCGGTTGGCCGAGGTGCACGCGCTGCACTCGGATCACGCCCGCCCCGTGGCGGCACTGGGTGTGCCGCTCGGTGACATCGTGGCGCGGCTGCTGCCCGGGGGCACACTCGTCGGCACCTGGGTCGTGCAGGGCGACGCGGCCTCATTGAGGGCGGTCATGCAGGAGGATCTCCTCGCCGCCTGCGGGGATACCCCGTTGGCCTGGGACGACGCGGTGGCCCTCGGGCTGCGCTACGGAGTCCGCGGCGAGGTGCTCGCCGACTGGGCGGCCGAAATCGGACGGTTCCAGGTGCGCGACGGACGGCTGCTGTACTGGGGGCGTACGGTCAACGACCGGGCCGCCGCCGTGCTCGCCCTCCGGGGGGCGCCGATGTCGATGGAGGACATCCACGAGGAGCTCGCGGACGGCACTGTCATCAGCAGCATGCGGAACCAGATCTGGACCGACGAGCGCTTCCTGCGGCTCGACCGGAATCTGTACGGGCTGCGCGTATGGGGCGGTGAGGAGTACCTCGGCATCCGGGAGATGATCGCCCGTGAGATCGCCAACGCGGGCGGGGAAGCCGAGGTGGCCGCGATCGCCGAGGCCATCAGCACCCGCTTCGACGTGTCGGCGGCATCGGTCCGCACCAACCTCGGCGGACCCGGGTTCGCCCGCACCCGCCGCGGCTGGGTACGCGTCGCCGACCAGACCGGCGATCAGGACGCGCCGTACCTGCCGCGCAACGATGTCGCCGGTACGCGGCGCTGTTTCGTCGGATTCGACGGACGCTGGTGGTACCGGGTGGAAGTGACCGCCGACCACCTGCGCGGCTCCGGCAGCCCGGTGCCCGCCGGCTGGGCCGCCCACCTCGGTAGCGCCCCCCAGCGCGAACCGGTCCAGCTGCGGCACGAGGCCGGGGAGACGTCACTGACCTGGCGCGCCCAGCCCACCCTCGGCTCGGTGAAGCCGCTGCTGGAGCACATCGGGGCGACCATCGGCGACCAGGTCTTCTTCAACGTGACCGACGGCAAGCTCAACGCGCTGCGGCTGCCCGCACCGACAGCCGGACCCGGCCCCGAAACCGAAGCT
- a CDS encoding DNA methyltransferase → MSTTRRTDTGRGRTRSGAPAPDGRQDHLDWLSLVDVSGPFLTLPVLLKTWPQLDSIDKPLRARLRYEHGVWQSDPAAGQRAWTNFVLNELLGWGDALREGAELSDALAVDVPEHDERIVPTFALLEPGSDAEDTAGLVADCTVLGMTVPAGRHPSQRVPGSAWAATPVDRMAHLCRHHGVELGLVTDGRWWTLVWAPRGGVTTSALFDTVAWAEPVERVVVRAFLSLLSRRRFFAVEDAEMLLPLLKESLDSQEDVTDALGVQVRQAVELLVEAIGRADVTERARDGKGLADVPAQDVYRGAVAVMMRVVFLLFAEERGLLPSDNELYVQAYSASRLCQELEDRARETTEDDLEQTGVGWHRLIALFNAVYGGVDHPALRMHAYDGSIFDPDAFPWLEGRGTADGDPTDPLPIDDRTVLHMLQSVQHVWIGAGKKRERRRLTFRTLDVEQIGYVYEGLLSYQGRRAEDTVVGLVGKAGLEAEVLLTRLESLARTEGEGLGTALAEEYNKTTGLGSAAKVTKLLEPLSDAERAAARSKLLAATGSDAELSDRLLPFYRLIRPDLRCLPVVIGAGGLYVTESSLRKNTGTHYTPKSLAQQVADGALEPLVYEYGPLQTADRTQWRPKSSDQILKLKVADIAMGSAAFLVAACRYLAGALVEAWSREGDARAVAYLESADSLSASAVEAEAEPVMVEARRQIIERCLYGVDINPMAVEMAKLSLWLVSMDRDRPFTFLDDRLVAGDSLLGITSVEQLEAMHLDPARGRRLHGDTLLMDGVRGLIAEVAEERRKLADIPGTGLEELELKRAMLASVREKTRQASAFADLVVGAALAGAGRAEKDQDQLSFAAVTAAHAVSDAGDDEEVAAAELRRAETLARGWLATGKPAGAFDREPVHLPLVFPEVWEERGGFDAVVGNPPFLGGTMISGASGSAYQKFIGQHVARRVANRCDLVGYFVLRAHEICTIEGRIGCVATNSLSQGDTREVALEQLLEQGVEIHHAVSGEPWPSRSAALVYCVVWLAIGPVAPDALRMLDGKPVRGIASTLDEASRIQGGAGQLIGNSKICYEGVKLAGTGFILTKDEANEMIRMDDRNRDVVFPYLAGEDLNGKPDLSSERWVIDFRERSEEEARSYLVPFAHVLKHVRPDREKRNDPTGRKFWWRFLRSRPALFEAISELDRIIIITRHSKSVMPARVATGQVPSEATVIFASNDAAMLAWLSSAQHYWWATTWASTMKGDLRYTPSDILETLPRPEMTDGLRRLGDHLDSYRGERMSVREIGLTATYNLVHDQTCTDEDIVGLREIHRAIDEEVARAYGWDDLLSQPGGLDHGFHDTRQGPRYTVGPVVRQEILDRLLEENQRRYAAEVAAGLHDKKGAKKKAVAPARKPKAPVEEPPSLF, encoded by the coding sequence GTGAGCACCACCCGCCGTACGGACACGGGCCGTGGACGGACCCGGAGCGGAGCCCCCGCCCCCGACGGCCGGCAGGATCACCTGGACTGGCTCAGCCTGGTCGACGTATCCGGCCCCTTCCTGACCCTCCCCGTCCTGCTCAAGACCTGGCCGCAGCTCGACTCGATCGACAAACCGCTGCGGGCCCGGCTGCGCTACGAGCACGGGGTCTGGCAGTCCGACCCGGCGGCCGGGCAGCGGGCCTGGACGAACTTCGTACTCAACGAGCTCCTGGGCTGGGGGGACGCGCTGCGCGAAGGTGCGGAGCTCTCCGATGCACTCGCCGTCGACGTCCCCGAGCACGATGAGCGGATCGTCCCCACTTTCGCCCTGCTCGAACCGGGCAGCGACGCCGAGGACACCGCCGGCCTGGTCGCCGACTGCACCGTACTCGGCATGACCGTCCCCGCGGGCCGGCACCCGTCCCAGCGCGTCCCCGGATCGGCCTGGGCCGCGACCCCCGTCGACCGCATGGCCCACCTGTGCCGCCACCACGGGGTGGAGCTCGGCCTGGTGACGGACGGCCGCTGGTGGACCCTGGTGTGGGCGCCGCGCGGTGGCGTCACCACATCGGCACTCTTCGACACGGTCGCCTGGGCCGAGCCGGTCGAACGGGTCGTCGTCCGCGCCTTCCTGTCGCTGCTCAGCCGCCGCCGCTTCTTCGCCGTCGAGGACGCCGAGATGCTGCTGCCGCTGCTCAAGGAGTCCCTGGACAGCCAGGAGGATGTCACCGACGCCCTCGGTGTGCAGGTCCGTCAGGCCGTCGAACTGCTGGTGGAAGCCATCGGCCGCGCTGACGTCACCGAGCGCGCGCGAGACGGCAAGGGCCTGGCCGACGTACCGGCCCAGGACGTCTACCGGGGCGCCGTCGCCGTCATGATGCGGGTGGTCTTCCTCCTCTTCGCCGAGGAGCGCGGGCTGCTGCCGAGCGACAACGAGCTGTACGTACAGGCGTATTCGGCCAGTCGGCTGTGCCAGGAGCTGGAGGACCGGGCCCGCGAGACCACCGAGGACGACCTGGAGCAGACCGGGGTGGGCTGGCACCGGCTCATCGCGCTGTTCAACGCGGTGTACGGAGGAGTGGACCACCCGGCGCTGCGGATGCACGCGTACGACGGCTCGATCTTCGACCCGGACGCCTTCCCCTGGCTGGAGGGCCGGGGCACGGCTGACGGTGACCCGACGGACCCGCTGCCCATCGACGACCGGACCGTCCTGCACATGCTCCAGTCGGTGCAGCACGTCTGGATCGGCGCGGGCAAGAAGCGGGAACGGCGGCGGCTGACCTTCCGGACGCTGGACGTCGAGCAGATCGGCTATGTGTACGAGGGCCTCCTCTCGTACCAGGGCCGCCGCGCGGAGGACACCGTCGTGGGCCTCGTCGGCAAGGCGGGCCTGGAGGCGGAGGTGCTGCTGACCCGGCTGGAGTCCCTGGCCCGTACGGAGGGCGAGGGGCTGGGTACCGCGCTGGCGGAGGAGTACAACAAGACTACGGGGCTGGGCAGCGCGGCCAAGGTGACGAAGCTGTTGGAGCCGCTGTCGGATGCGGAGCGCGCCGCGGCGCGGAGCAAGCTGCTGGCGGCGACGGGCAGCGACGCCGAGCTGTCGGACCGGCTGCTCCCGTTCTACCGGCTGATCCGCCCTGACCTGCGGTGCCTGCCGGTGGTGATCGGCGCGGGCGGGCTGTACGTGACGGAGTCCTCGCTGCGGAAGAACACCGGTACGCACTACACCCCGAAGTCCTTGGCCCAGCAGGTCGCGGACGGTGCGCTGGAGCCTCTCGTCTACGAGTACGGCCCGCTCCAGACGGCGGACCGGACGCAGTGGCGCCCCAAGTCCTCCGACCAGATCCTGAAGCTGAAGGTCGCGGACATCGCGATGGGCTCGGCGGCGTTCCTGGTGGCGGCGTGTCGTTATCTGGCGGGCGCGCTGGTGGAGGCGTGGAGCCGGGAGGGCGACGCGCGGGCGGTGGCGTACCTGGAGTCGGCGGACTCCCTGTCCGCGTCGGCGGTGGAGGCCGAGGCCGAGCCGGTGATGGTGGAGGCGCGTCGGCAGATTATCGAGCGGTGTCTGTACGGCGTGGACATCAACCCGATGGCCGTGGAGATGGCGAAGCTGTCGCTGTGGCTGGTCTCGATGGACCGGGACAGGCCGTTTACGTTCCTGGATGACCGGCTGGTGGCGGGTGACTCGCTGCTGGGCATCACGTCGGTGGAGCAGCTGGAGGCCATGCACCTGGATCCGGCGCGGGGCCGTCGCCTTCACGGAGACACCCTCCTTATGGACGGTGTACGCGGGCTGATCGCGGAGGTCGCGGAGGAGCGCCGGAAGCTGGCCGACATCCCGGGCACGGGCTTGGAGGAGCTGGAGCTGAAGCGCGCCATGCTGGCCTCTGTCCGTGAGAAGACCCGCCAGGCGAGCGCCTTCGCGGACTTGGTGGTGGGCGCGGCGCTGGCAGGTGCGGGGCGGGCCGAGAAGGATCAGGACCAGCTGTCGTTCGCGGCGGTGACGGCGGCACACGCGGTGTCCGACGCGGGCGATGACGAGGAAGTGGCGGCTGCCGAGCTGCGGCGGGCGGAGACGTTGGCGCGGGGGTGGCTGGCTACGGGGAAGCCGGCGGGGGCGTTCGACCGCGAGCCGGTGCATTTGCCGCTGGTGTTTCCGGAGGTGTGGGAGGAGCGGGGCGGGTTTGATGCGGTGGTGGGGAATCCGCCGTTCCTAGGTGGAACTATGATCAGCGGCGCCTCCGGTTCGGCCTATCAAAAATTCATCGGACAACATGTCGCGCGGCGCGTGGCCAACCGGTGCGATCTGGTGGGCTATTTCGTATTGCGGGCCCATGAGATCTGCACCATTGAAGGTCGAATCGGTTGCGTAGCAACAAACTCACTCTCTCAAGGGGATACTCGTGAAGTAGCACTGGAGCAGCTCCTCGAGCAAGGGGTGGAGATTCATCACGCGGTAAGCGGCGAACCGTGGCCCTCCCGTTCTGCAGCGCTCGTCTATTGTGTAGTTTGGCTGGCCATTGGGCCCGTCGCCCCCGACGCTTTGAGGATGTTGGACGGGAAGCCTGTTCGTGGCATTGCTTCCACGCTAGATGAAGCATCACGCATTCAAGGGGGAGCTGGTCAGCTGATCGGGAACTCGAAGATCTGCTACGAGGGGGTGAAACTTGCCGGAACCGGGTTCATCCTCACGAAGGATGAGGCTAACGAGATGATTCGCATGGATGACCGGAACCGGGATGTCGTCTTCCCTTACTTGGCCGGCGAAGACCTCAACGGGAAGCCGGATCTCTCCAGTGAGCGTTGGGTAATTGACTTCCGCGAGCGCTCCGAGGAAGAAGCGCGCTCGTATTTGGTTCCTTTTGCTCATGTTCTCAAGCATGTCCGACCCGATCGCGAGAAGCGGAACGATCCCACAGGACGCAAATTCTGGTGGCGTTTTCTGCGATCGAGGCCGGCCCTATTTGAGGCCATCTCTGAACTCGACCGGATAATCATCATTACGAGGCATAGCAAATCGGTCATGCCGGCAAGGGTCGCAACTGGCCAGGTTCCCAGCGAGGCGACCGTCATCTTTGCTTCAAATGACGCAGCCATGCTGGCCTGGCTCAGCAGTGCCCAGCATTATTGGTGGGCGACGACATGGGCATCGACGATGAAGGGCGACCTTCGCTACACACCTTCGGACATTCTGGAGACTCTGCCACGTCCTGAAATGACGGACGGCCTTCGTAGGCTTGGCGACCACCTTGATTCTTATAGAGGTGAACGAATGTCGGTCCGAGAAATTGGACTGACGGCGACATACAACCTCGTCCACGACCAAACGTGTACGGACGAGGACATCGTGGGGCTCCGCGAGATTCACCGTGCCATCGACGAGGAGGTCGCCCGAGCCTACGGCTGGGACGACCTCCTGAGTCAGCCCGGCGGGCTCGACCACGGTTTCCACGACACCCGGCAAGGCCCCCGCTACACCGTCGGACCGGTCGTCCGGCAGGAGATCCTTGACCGGCTTCTCGAAGAGAACCAGCGGCGTTACGCGGCCGAAGTCGCCGCCGGTCTGCACGACAAGAAGGGCGCCAAGAAGAAGGCGGTGGCCCCCGCGCGGAAGCCGAAGGCTCCGGTGGAGGAGCCGCCGAGTCTGTTCTGA
- the drmD gene encoding DISARM system SNF2-like helicase DrmD: MTTPTTDLAGVAQRAVRRRAAAQDHTAVPEISDLVEVRGQRWVVADIDHGTGSPAISAPGTLVTLNSVEDGRYNDTLAVIWEIEPGRRRLPAGSLPEVTAHRFDPPERLAAFLDAVRWSAVTSADVRTLQAPLRSGVAVEPYQLEPVSRAVAAPRVNLLLADDVGLGKTIEAGLVALELILRNRAHKIMIVCPAGLTVKWRDEMSEKFGLDFTIIDSERAAEVRRTHGSAANPFNIHPRCIVSLPWLRGPKAQRLLAEVLPAQDAEAAVPGKRAFDLLILDEAHHVAPSAPKQYYPVDSQQTKLIRRLAPHFEHRLFLSATPHNGYQQSYTALLEIIDNQRFARGVEPDPQAVEDTVVRRLKTDIRDPETGERRFLERSTMSLSVEYTEDERRIHALLKEYARLRRAKLGTRFKGGRKAADLVTLLLKKRLFSSPDAFARTIEVYLETLRTKKQQAAEEVEDWQETFFDDYADYDDEPLAEAEDDAIARATTLQPGTDGDESALLEQMRDWAQRHQAQADSKARELIGYLKASCLAEGGHWLNERVVVFTEYRDTQIWLQNLLRDHGIGGDRVALLHGGLNAEDREQLRLAFQAEPAGNPVRILLATDAASEGIDLQRHCHRLVNYDIPFNPNKLEQRIGRIDRYGQRTAPEVVHFVGSGYEKSTDTYEADLEFLARVAVKVARMEEDLGKVNAVLADAVQRRMTGDLGTDFDVERAEVYAGRKARRGGGNVAAERDAQAQAQRLKEQVAGTVAALGITPERIARVVSTALPLARQQDIRPVLDDKDGAEGFYEVPTLTGSWERAAHGLADKLRPESRRPVTFEAANLKDLHGKDRDDVVLAHLGHPLVAMSTRLLRAAVWNKEQTGLARVSAVISDHPELETTLVGAFARFVLVGADGVRLHEEVLQAGGWLRAAEGADQPRFSRLEKITTVRDILDDAFADHATQAAPVLRGRLADAWPHVSEGLVSALTWRARNRQTSLETRLETRRRDEAERITAQIDRFRESLRRALGTAAEQEEEGQLELAFDEVEQQQRDRENWEQRRDALESEKQRELAAVAARYARPKALLFPVAVVFVVPRREAVK, encoded by the coding sequence ATGACGACGCCGACCACCGACCTGGCGGGCGTGGCGCAGCGGGCGGTCCGCCGCCGCGCCGCCGCGCAGGACCACACCGCCGTCCCCGAGATCAGCGATCTCGTCGAGGTGCGCGGGCAGCGCTGGGTCGTGGCCGACATCGATCACGGCACGGGTTCCCCGGCGATCAGCGCGCCCGGCACCCTCGTCACGCTCAACAGCGTCGAGGACGGTCGCTACAACGACACCCTCGCGGTCATCTGGGAGATCGAGCCCGGTCGCCGCCGGCTCCCCGCCGGCTCCCTTCCCGAGGTCACCGCGCACCGCTTCGACCCGCCGGAGCGCCTGGCCGCCTTCCTGGACGCCGTCCGGTGGTCCGCGGTCACCTCGGCCGACGTACGAACCCTCCAGGCACCCCTTCGCTCCGGGGTCGCCGTCGAGCCGTACCAGCTCGAACCTGTCTCCCGGGCCGTGGCCGCGCCCCGTGTGAACCTCCTCCTCGCGGACGATGTCGGCCTCGGTAAGACCATCGAGGCGGGCCTGGTCGCGCTGGAGCTGATTCTCCGCAACCGCGCCCACAAGATCATGATCGTCTGTCCGGCCGGTCTCACCGTGAAGTGGCGCGACGAGATGTCCGAGAAGTTCGGCCTCGACTTCACGATCATCGACTCCGAGCGGGCCGCCGAGGTCCGGCGCACCCACGGCAGCGCCGCGAACCCCTTCAACATCCATCCGCGGTGCATCGTGAGCCTGCCCTGGCTGCGCGGTCCGAAGGCCCAGCGGCTACTCGCCGAGGTGCTCCCCGCCCAGGACGCGGAGGCGGCCGTCCCCGGGAAGCGGGCCTTCGATCTGCTCATCCTCGACGAGGCCCACCATGTGGCGCCCTCCGCGCCCAAGCAGTACTACCCCGTCGACTCCCAGCAGACCAAGCTGATCCGCCGGCTCGCCCCGCACTTCGAGCACCGGCTGTTCCTGTCGGCCACCCCGCACAACGGCTACCAGCAGTCGTACACGGCTCTCCTGGAGATCATCGACAACCAGCGCTTCGCACGCGGCGTCGAACCGGACCCGCAGGCCGTCGAGGACACTGTCGTCCGGCGCCTCAAGACCGACATCCGCGACCCGGAGACCGGCGAGCGGCGCTTCCTGGAGCGCAGCACCATGTCGCTGTCCGTCGAGTACACCGAGGACGAGCGCCGCATCCACGCCCTGCTCAAGGAGTACGCCCGGCTCCGCCGGGCCAAGCTCGGAACCCGGTTCAAGGGCGGCCGCAAGGCGGCCGACCTGGTCACTCTGCTGCTCAAGAAACGGCTGTTCTCCTCCCCCGACGCCTTCGCCCGCACCATCGAGGTCTATCTGGAGACGCTGAGGACCAAGAAGCAGCAGGCGGCCGAGGAGGTCGAGGACTGGCAGGAGACCTTCTTCGACGACTACGCGGACTACGACGACGAGCCCCTCGCCGAGGCCGAGGACGACGCCATCGCCCGGGCCACCACCCTCCAGCCCGGCACCGACGGCGACGAGTCGGCCCTGCTGGAGCAGATGCGCGACTGGGCCCAGCGCCACCAGGCACAGGCCGACTCCAAGGCTCGCGAACTCATCGGCTACCTGAAGGCCAGCTGCCTGGCCGAGGGCGGTCACTGGCTCAACGAGCGGGTGGTCGTCTTCACCGAATACCGCGACACCCAGATCTGGCTCCAGAATCTGCTGCGCGACCACGGAATCGGCGGCGACCGCGTCGCCCTCCTGCACGGCGGTCTGAACGCCGAGGACCGGGAGCAGCTGCGCCTGGCCTTCCAGGCCGAGCCCGCCGGGAACCCCGTACGCATCCTGCTGGCCACCGACGCGGCCAGCGAGGGTATCGACCTCCAGCGGCACTGCCACCGGCTGGTCAACTACGACATCCCTTTCAACCCCAACAAGCTCGAACAGCGCATCGGCCGCATCGACCGCTACGGCCAGCGCACCGCCCCCGAGGTCGTGCACTTCGTCGGCAGCGGCTATGAGAAAAGCACCGACACCTACGAGGCCGACCTCGAATTCCTGGCCCGGGTCGCGGTGAAGGTCGCCCGCATGGAAGAGGACCTCGGCAAGGTCAACGCCGTCCTCGCCGACGCCGTACAGCGCCGGATGACCGGCGACCTCGGCACCGACTTCGACGTGGAACGCGCGGAGGTCTACGCCGGTCGCAAGGCCAGGAGGGGCGGCGGGAACGTCGCCGCCGAGCGCGACGCCCAGGCGCAGGCCCAGCGTCTGAAGGAGCAGGTCGCGGGCACGGTCGCCGCCCTCGGTATCACCCCCGAACGGATCGCCCGGGTGGTCTCCACCGCGCTGCCGCTCGCCCGCCAGCAGGACATCCGGCCCGTCCTCGACGACAAGGACGGGGCCGAAGGCTTCTACGAGGTCCCCACCCTCACCGGTTCCTGGGAACGGGCCGCCCACGGCCTCGCCGACAAGCTGCGCCCCGAGAGCCGGCGCCCGGTCACCTTCGAGGCGGCCAATCTCAAGGACCTCCACGGCAAGGACCGCGACGATGTCGTCCTCGCCCACCTCGGGCACCCCCTCGTCGCCATGTCCACCCGGCTGCTGCGCGCCGCCGTGTGGAACAAGGAGCAGACCGGTCTGGCCCGGGTCAGCGCCGTGATCAGCGACCACCCGGAGCTGGAGACGACTCTCGTCGGCGCCTTCGCCCGGTTCGTCCTCGTCGGCGCCGACGGTGTGCGGCTGCACGAAGAGGTCCTCCAGGCGGGCGGCTGGCTCCGCGCGGCGGAAGGCGCCGACCAGCCCCGCTTCAGCCGGCTGGAGAAGATCACCACGGTCCGCGATATCCTCGACGACGCCTTCGCCGACCACGCCACCCAGGCCGCCCCGGTCCTGCGCGGCAGGCTCGCCGATGCCTGGCCGCATGTCAGCGAGGGTCTGGTCTCGGCCCTGACATGGCGGGCCCGCAACCGCCAGACCTCACTGGAGACCCGTTTGGAGACCCGTCGGCGCGACGAGGCCGAACGGATCACCGCCCAGATCGACCGCTTCCGCGAGTCCCTGCGCCGGGCCCTCGGCACCGCCGCGGAGCAGGAGGAGGAAGGCCAGCTGGAGCTGGCCTTCGACGAGGTCGAGCAGCAGCAACGGGACCGGGAGAACTGGGAACAGCGCCGGGACGCGCTGGAGAGCGAGAAGCAACGCGAGCTCGCCGCCGTCGCCGCCCGGTACGCCCGGCCCAAGGCCTTGCTGTTCCCCGTCGCCGTCGTCTTCGTCGTTCCCCGCCGGGAGGCCGTGAAGTGA